The nucleotide window atattattcaatgATAATAGAAAATtgtaccataaatatttcataaagaacattctttttttcataatacCAAAATTTTATGGAATTGGTTCATGAGCAaaataagaaaagtcaaaaggaaattatcataaaattttcattttacccTTTATAACATGATTTTATGGGcacaaaaatatagagaaaaggCTTAAAATAGTGTCTTATTTTGTAGTTTAGACTCAATGTTATCCTTATTTTTTCAAGTGGAACACTAATAATACTTCATGTTTATAGTATTGACGCAGTTCTGGTCCACCCTCAAACTTGTCTTTACTTTTTGAGATCGAAAGGCTCATTATGTAAGATTTCATGTGCAACAGTACAAATAAAggtagattttttatttaattagctATAATGATGTTTGGACTAAAAAAGATAGGATTTAGCAACGGACAAGTTTTATATAcctaaacaacaaaatatatcGCTACTCTTATTCAACAATCGATTTATGTTAGCTACAAGTGAATTAGTGACGAAGTTCGCATCTAAATCCAATTTTCTTAATAGAACACTCTTTTTCTCATCTTCTCTTATTGAgttattgtttaatttctactaaatatagaGGAACACATTGAACATTCCATACTCTAAATTGTGGACAAACTATGTTAAAAATAGACGAAAGTTGCAGAGGACCAAAGGTGCATCAATATTACAAACATGAGGGACAATTAGTGTTCCACATGAAAAATTAAGAATGACTTTAAGTCTTAACCAAGGATAAAGGTctattttgggccttttctccacaaaaatattagtatatGTTTAAAACCACACATTCCAATATTCTCTCCTTTATTAAAACTTTTGGATCAAGTTAAATAGCTTCATCACATAAAATGACACGAAAAGAGTAGTGAATATAGTGGTTCGCCTGCATAttcatgataaaaaaattatgtatccACCACTGCTACTGAATTTGACACTAAAGATGAAAGAAGTagaaattaaaatgcaagagtTGTATATGTAAGTTTCTTACCTTAACAAAGCAATCATGGAAATGCATACGTAGAAGAGCAGCTGCAATATCCTTTTCCTTCTCTTCAAAATGCCATGTTTCTACAACATTTTGGACAACACCTTCAACATTTGTCACCCCACATTTTCCTTTGTAAAATCCAACTCTAAGTTCTCCATAGCATTTTCcacaaaataacacaaaaaacaACACCACCACAAGTGCCAATGCTTTAGACATTttaatttgacaaatataatGTGGTTGAAAGAGACATATTTTTCTATccaatttatagtatttttctaaGGTTATTAAGATAATAATGAAGTATGACATGTAAAATGTGTATGCTTTGCACGACCATTTCTTAGGGATTGTGACAATAACGTGCCATCAAGTTCTTGaagtatatttatattatactaTAGTCAACGCATGTGGCTTAAAAATAGTGTTAATTAATAGTATCAAAGATCACAAGAAGATTCATAAGGGGCCAAGATGgtacaaaatatgaaaaaatacacGATGTTGAAGAGATTCAACAGCTattatattacataaaaaataatttcaatcatatagaAGCAAGATAATTTTATATCTAAGGGTAATTGGATGAACCTCCTCAGCTATACTTAGCTCCACTCTTGTAGATATATATACTCCCATGTCAATtacttagaaaaaatatatgtaattttacactccaattttttgtctttttattttattttattcaattacAATTAGTTATGAAGATCCAATACTAATATTgcatcataaataaataataacaaagGTAATAAGTAGTTattctttaataaaattttccCACATTTACGAACAATCTCTTCACTTTAAACTAGCATTCATTTTCATATTAGATgataaaaagatgaaataacaTTGTTACTATGTAGGGTTCGGTAgataaaattataattgaagTCATAATTGTTATGTACTTTTTTAGTaaattttgtcttttatttaattttctctactttttcgttttcttttttccttctcttcACCCATCTTCTAATACTTTCTCATAATTTGTCTCACTATTATTCACAATTATTAACACTACAAATCACCAAATAAGCATTAAAACTATTAGGGAAAAGGTTTaaatatgccatcgaactttcacaaaaggctcatttatgtcatccgttGAAAGTTTGATTCATCTATGCCATTACCGtttaagaaaaggctcattcatgccattattttttaacagtgattttgcaaaatcattttttacacatggccaattataattcggccacgtcaatattatcaaaattctaataaaaaattgaactaaaATAACCCACCCAAGTAAAGACCcacccaaattttaaaaagtccCTATAACCCATCAGTAACCCAATCCTTTCATTCACTTTTAATCTAAAAACCCTAACTAAGAAAAGAAGTTTCTTCACTTCTCTAAGGACGGCGAACTCTTCTCCTTCTCCGACTAATTTTGCACTCTTAAATGTGATCAGGCATTTCAGTTCGTTTTATTAAGGTCCTGCTATTCCAAAGCACTCTTTGTAATACTTTTTCCAGATATAAATTCATGCTAATACTCAAAATCAGAAAACAGTGATTGCTTTACTGGGTTTGAAGTCCACTGAGAAAGAGAATAAAAGCCACGACTTATGCaatcatttttttgtaataaaattagatatttggTGCTACCCTGTAAAAAGTAAATCAAGGCATAAAGTGAAAAGAATTCATGTTTACTTCATACCATCTCCTTGGGTGATTTTTagattgaaaaattgaattaaagaaTTGGGTTACAGATGGGTTATAaggatttttaaaatttgggtgGGTCTTTACTTGGTGggttattttaattcaatttttgtttagaatttcaatttttttataaaaaaataataatgatgtgGCTGAATTATAATTGgccacgtgtaaaaaatggttttgcaaaatcactgttaaaaaataatggcatgaatgagctttttcttaaacggtaatggcataaatgagccaaacttttaacggatgacataaatgagtcttttctaaaagttcgatgacatatttgagccttttcccaaactattattcaaaaaaaaaaatcatcattaatTTCCTTACTCTAATAAAACTCATCAACCTTCAGATCTTATCTATAGTCTCTATTATTGTTCAATGAAGAATTTAATCTATACTCAATAAGAATTTTACGAACTTGAGCAGCAACCACCTGTTGATTATGCTCAACCCCGATAATCTAGTGATTTCCTCAAGTGTAGAAGGCGTAAATCCTTCACTATtaaaagaagaaatcaaaagGGCGTATTCATACCCAAGTCCAAGACGATTAACGAGAACTTCAAACTTGAAATTGGTGCCAAGATTGCGTAATTTGGGTGTGAGAGGTGAAGGGGGTGGTCCAAATGGCTGATAAAATTGTTGTGGTGATGGTGGTACTGCTGATAAATAGTATTGATTTCTTTTACCTAAAAGAGGGATGATAAGTGGATATGAGACTTGGATTGAGATATGATTTGTGAGTTATGGAAGGTGAGGGTGaggttgggggtggggtggcTAGGGAGAAATGGGGGTGGAGAGAGATAAAGGTTTAGGGGAgtttatagtaaaataaattaaaacatgtcTCAACACTATGGAGACGTGAAGAGTAAATATAATGTTGGCGatgaagaagaacaacaaaaattaccttgatatatatgatatttgacAGTTGATAGCGCGTGTATACTACATGTGAAGAATGTGGTTATCTAGTTTTAAAGTGGTATAGTCCAAGGGGGTAATAGAACTCTATGAAATATAAGTATGTAGTTGAGAATTTGATTATAAGTTGAGGGGTAACTATTCGATTATAGAATTCGGTTATAATTGAGAATTCGATTTAAAGAAATACTAAGTAATTTAATGAAATACTATGCACAAAGTAATTTATCGTATTAAGATGTGTTGTgtaaatttaattacatatttttaaaagtatgttCTTTAAAATGCTTCTCAATACTGGCTTCTTTTCTacatttatgaatttgataGATACTATTAATtatcttattcttgatagttatttttaccttttatttgtcttttagtccaaccaaaaagAAATTCAGAGAGAAGAAAAATGGCttgataatagaaaagtataaAAAGTATAAAAGAATGGCATTCCCCTTTTGTTTCATTGATCtgaaaaatagttttaagaatcaatcaaattacaacataatacatgaaatgaaaaaaaaagaattcataCAAGAAAAAcaatactcaaatttcaaaTGCCAGAGAATCAAGAAAGGAAGAGTCTCCTTGACTCACCCCCTCCCACACCAATTCAATAATCTATGTTGTCCAGACTTTTCAAAAATACTGCTAGGGTCATATCGCATCCTCCAATGACTTTGCATGCGACAACACTTCTGAAGGGTCCGAACAACATAGAGAATACATTaacaaaaattacttatttcaattgaacaacccaaaaaagaatgacttctTATTCACAACCCTACATGATGTCCTCACTTCTCCTTGTCCATCAGTTAGTACTTCAACTCTACCCAATTTCACCATGGCTTCTCCAAACTTAGTGTAAAAATTAGGGTCTTTGACAATATCACCCACAATTTTCTTTGTCAATCCATCCAATGCTAGTTGTTGATCAATTTTAAGAACCCCATTTCCcttttgaatttcttgaaaaaatgaGTTATCTACAAATGATGGACTCTTCATATCAAGAGGAATAGGGTTGTCAACATTATTGGATGCAACTCTAGGACACTTATTCTTTAACTCAGAAAATAGCCATTGGCTCATGGTTGGATCATGAACACCTGTATTATTGAAGTTGTATATCCTATCTTGGATGAGTGAGCAATGAGTATTTCCAACAGTGTGGCCAcctagaaatattgaaaatccACACATTAAttcaatgaaaataaagaagtaaCCGTCAATAAAATAGATTGAAAATCATCAGATATCAGAGTTCAAATTTCactagaataaaaataaataattaggagttttctttttatctatGCCTAAGTCTTGATAGTCAAAGTATACAGTGACCATATTGGTTATGAGGTAGCAGGTAGTAGCGGGGTAGAGTCATCGATTTTAGAGTTATGATTTCGGtagaaccaatttttttttgcctttgtTTGTATCGGACTATTCTGGTGAAAGGTAATATgtacatataataaaatagtgCACAAATTAGTGAATATCATcgcaataaaaaaaatcatatagaaTAAATAGAGAAGTTTGAACTAAAAAGGCTACCTTTCCTTATTAAAATGCACAAAAGGATcacttcttttttcatttaaccAAAACGGCCAAACAAGTTACTTGATTTTGATCGACTTATCCTTAATTTTAACTTCGAATTCACAAAATGGGAAATTACCTAGAAGATAAACCATATCTGTTGAAGAAAGATTTTTATTGCCAAAGACTTTGATGGAATCAGAGACTGAAATTGATGGAGAAGGAAGATTCACATTTGATGCTAAGGAAACTTTCCCATCCTTTCTACCTGTTTCTACGTTGTACCATTTTCCTCCACTCTGTcacattttataataaaaaataatacaaattagAGTGCATATCACAAAAGATAAAATCTCTaatttatttgataataatataatttaaacttcTCTTTTTACCCTTGCTAACAAGTTTCTACAACTACAAAANNNNNNNNNNNNNNNNNNNNNNNNNNNNNNNNNNNNNNNNNNNNNNNNNNNNNNNNNNNNNNNNNNNNNNNNNNNNNNNNNNNNNNNNNNNNNNNNNNNNNNNNNNNNNNNNNNNNNNNNNNNNNNNNNNNNNNNNNNNNNNNNNNNNNNNNNNNNNNNNNNNNNNNNNNNNNNNNNNNNNNNNNNNNNNNNNNNNNNNNNNNNNNNNNNNNNNNNNNNNNNNNNNNNNNNNNNNNNNNNNNNNNNNNNNNNNNNNNNNNNNNNNNNNNNNNNNNNNNNNNNNNNNNNNNNNNNNNNNNNNNNNNNNNNNNNNNNNNNNNNNNNNNNNNNNNNNNNNNNNNNNNNNNNNNNNNNNNNNNNNNNNNNNNNNNNNNNNNNNNNNNNNNNNNNNNNNNNNNNNNNNNNNNNNNNNNNNNNNNNNNNNNNNNNNNNNNNNNNNNNNNNNNNNNNNNNNNNNNNNNNNNNNNNNNNNNNNNNNNNNNNNNNNNNNNNNNNNNNNNNNNNNNNNNNNNNNNNNNNNNNNNNNNNNNNNNNNNNNNNNNNNNNNNNNNNNNNNNNNNNNNNNNNNNNNNNNNNNNNNNNNNNNNNNNNNNNNNNNNNNNNNNNNNNNNNNNNNNNNNNNNNNNNNNNNNNNNNNNNNNNNNNNNNNNNNNNNNNNNNNNNNNNNNNNNNNNNNNNNNNNNNNNNNNNNNNNNNNNNNNNNNNNNNNNNNNNNNNNNNNNNNNNNNNNNNNNNNNNNNNNNNNNNNNNNNNNNNNNNNNNNNNNNNNNNNNNNNNNNNNNNNNNNNNNNNNNNNNNNNNNNNNNNNNNNNNNNNNNNNNNNNNNNNNNNNNNNNNNNNNNNNNNNNNNNNNNNNNNNNNNNNNNNNNNNNNNNNNNNNNNNNNNNNNNNNNNNNNNNNNNNNNNNNNNNNNNNNNNNNNNNNNNNNNNNNNNNNNNNNNNNNNNNNNNNNNNNNNNNNNNNNNNNNNNNNNNNNNNNNNNNNNNNNNNNNNNNNNNNNNNNNNNNNNNNNNNNNNNNNNNNNNNNNNNNNNNNNNNNNNNNNNNNNNNNNNNNNNNNNNNNNNNNNNNNNNNNNNNNNNNNNNNNNNNNNNNNNNNNNNNNNNNNNNNNNNNNNNNNNNNNNNNNNNNNNNNNNNNNNNNNNNNNNNNNNNNNNNNNNNNNNNNNNNNNNNNNNNNNNNNNNNNNNNNNNNNNNNNNNNNNNNNNNNNNNNNNNNNNNNNNNNNNNNNNNNNNNNNNNNNNNNNNNNNNNNNNNNNNNNNNNNNNNNNNNNNNNNNNNNNNNNNNNNNNNNNNNNNNNNNNNNNNNNNNNNNNNNNNNNNNNNNNNNNNNNNNNNNNNNNNNNNNNNNNNNNNNNNNNNNNNNNNNNNNNNNNNNNNNNNNNNNNNNNNNNNNNNNNNNNNNNNNNNNNNNNNNNNNNNNNNNNNNNNNNNNNNNNNNNNNNNNNNNNNNNNNNNNNNNNNNNNNNNNNNNNNNNNNNNNNNNNNNNNNNNNNNNNNNNNNNNNNNNNNNNNNNNNNNNNNNNNNNNNNNNNNNNNNNNNNNNNNNNNNNNNNNNNNNNNNNNNNNNNNNNNNNNNNNNNNNNNNNNNNNNNNNNNNNNNNNNNNNNNNNNNNNNNNNNNNNNNNNNNNNNNNNNNNNNNNNNNNNNNNNNNNNNNNNNNNNNNNNNNNNNNNNNNNNNNNNNNNNNNNNNNNNNNNNNNNNNNNNNNNNNNNNNNNNNNNNNNNNNNNNNNNNNNNNNNNNNNNNNNNNNNNNNNNNNNNNNNNNNNNNNNNNNNNNNNNNNNNNNNNNNNNNNNNNNNNNNNNNNNNNNNNNNNNNNNNNNNNNNNNNNNNNNNNNNNNNNNNNNNNNNNNNNNNNNNNNNNNNNNNNNNNNNNNNNNNNNNNNNNNNNNNNNNNNNNNNNNNNNNNNNNNNNNNNNNNNNNNNNNNNNNNNNNNNNNNNNNNNNNNNNNNNNNNNNNNNNNNNNNNNNNNNNNNNNNNNNNNNNNNNNNNNNNNNNNNNNNNNNNNNNNNNNNNNNNNNNNNNNNNNNNNNNNNNNNNNNNNNNNNNNNNNNNNNNNNNNNNNNNNNNNNNNNNNNNNNNNNNNNNNNNNNNNNNNNNNNNNNNNNNNNNNNNNNNNNNNNNNNNNNNNNNNNNNNNNNNNNNNNNNNNNNNNNNNNNNNNNNNNNNNNNNNNNNNNNNNNNNNNNNNNNNNNNNNNNNNNNNNNNNNNNNNNNNNNNNNNNNNNNNNNNNNNNNNNNNNNNNNNNNNNNNNNNNNNNNNNNNNNNNNNNNNNNNNNNNNNNNNNNNNNNNNNNNNNNNNNNNNNNNNNNNNNNNNNNNNNNNNNNNNNNNNNNNNNNNNNNNNNNNNNNNNNNNNNNNNNNNNNNNNNNNNNNNNNNNNNNNNNNNNNNNNNNNNNNNNNNNNNNNNNNNNNNNNNNNNNNNNNNNNNNNNNNNNNNNNNNNNNNNNNNNNNNNNNNNNNNNNNNNNNNNNNNNNNNNNNNNNNNNNNNNNNNNNNNNNNNNNNNNNNNNNNNNNNNNNNNNNNNNNNNNNNNNNNNNNNNNNNNNNNNNNNNNNNNNNNNNNNNNNNNNNNNNNNNNNNNNNNNNNNNNNNNNNNNNNNNNNNNNNNNNNNNNNNNNNNNNNNNNNNNNNNNNNNNNNNNNNNNNNNNNNNNNNNNNNNNNNNNNNNNNNNNNNNNNNNNNNNNNNNNNNNNNNNNNNNNNNNNNNNNNNNNNNNNNNNNNNNNNNNNNNNNNNNNNNNNNNNNNNNNNNNNNNNNNNNNNNNNNNNNNNNNNNNNNNNNNNNNNNNNNNNNNNNNNNNNNNNNNNNNNNNNNNNNNNNNNNNNNNNNNNNNNNNNNNNNNNNNNNNNNNNNNNNNNNNNNNNNNNNNNNNNNNNNNNNNNNNNNNNNNNNNNNNNNNNNNNNNNNNNNNNNNNNNNNNNNNNNNNNNNNNNNNNNNNNNNNNNNNNNNNNNNNNNNNNNNNNNNNNNNNNNNNNNNNNNNNNNNNNNNNNNNNNNNNNNNNNNNNNNNNNNNNNNNNNNNNNNNNNNNNNNNNNNNNNNNNNNNNNNNNNNNNNNNNNNNNNNNNNNNNNNNNNNNNNNNNNNNNNNNNNNNNNNNNNNNNNNNNNNNNNNNNNNNNNNNNNNNNNNNNNNNNNNNNNNNNNNNNNNNNNNNNNNNNNNNNNNNNNNNNNNNNNNNNNNNNNNNNNNNNNNNNNNNNNNNNNNNNNNNNNNNNNNNNNNNNNNNNNNNNNNNNNNNNNNNNNNNNNNNNNNNNNNNNNNNNNNNNNNNNNNNNNNNNNNNNNNNNNNNNNNNNNNNNNNNNNNNNNNNNNNNNNNNNNNNNNNNNNNNNNNNNNNNNNNNNNNNNNNNNNNNNNNNNNNNNNNNNNNNNNNNNNNNNNNNNNNNNNNNNNNNNNNNNNNNNNNNNNNNNNNNNNNNNNNNNNNNNNNNNNNNNNNNNNNNNNNNNNNNNNNNNNNNNNNNNNNNNNNNNNNNNNNNNNNNNNNNNNNNNNNNNNNNNNNNNNNNNNNNNNNNNNNNNNNNNNNNNNNNNNNNNNNNNNNNNNNNNNNNNNNNNNNNNNNNNNNNNNNNNNNNNNNNNNNNNNNNNNNNNNNNNNNNNNNNNNNNNNNNNNNNNNNNNNNNNNNNNNNNNNNNNNNNNNNNNNNNNNNNNNNNNNNNNNNNNNNNNNNNNNNNNNNNNNNNNNNNNNNNNNNNNNNNNNNNNNNNNNNNNNNNNNNNNNNNNNNNNNNNNNNNNNNNNNNNNNNNNNNNNNNNNNNNNNNNNNNNNNNNNNNNNNNNNNNNNNNNNNNNNNNNNNNNNNNNNNNNNNNNNNNNNNNNNNNNNNNNNNNNNNNNNNNNNNNNNNNNNNNNNNNNNNNNNNNNNNNNNNNNNNNNNNNNNNNNNNNNNNNNNNNNNNNNNNNNNNNNNNNNNNNNNNNNNNNNNNNNNNNNNNNNNNNNNNNNNNNNNNNNNNNNNNNNNNNNNNNNNNNNNNNNNNNNNNNNNNNNNNNNNNNNNNNNNNNNNNNNNNNNNNNNNNNNNNNNNNNNNNNNNNNNNNNNNNNNNNNNNNNNNNNNNNNNNNNNNNNNNNNNNNNNNNNNNNNNNNNNNNNNNNNNNNNNNNNNNNNNNNNNNNNNNNNNNNNNNNNNNNNNNNNNNNNNNNNNNNNNNNNNNNNNNNNNNNNNNNNNNNNNNNNNNNNNNNNNNNNNNNNNNNNNNNNNNNNNNNNNNNNNNNNNNNNNNNNNNNNNNNNNNNNNNNNNNNNNNNNNNNNNNNNNNNNNNNNNNNNNNNNNNNNNNNNNNNNNNNNNNNNNNNNNNNNNNNNNNNNNNNNNNNNNNNNNNNNNNNNNNNNNNNNNNNNNNNNNNNNNNNNNNNNNNNNNNNNNNNNNNNNNNNNNNNNNNNNNNNNNNNNNNNNNNNNNNNNNNNNNNNNNNNNNNNNNNNNNNNNNNNNNNNNNNNNNNNNNNNNNNNNNNNNNNNNNNNNNNNNNNNNNNNNNNNNNNNNNNNNNNNNNNNNNNNNNNNNNNNNNNNNNNNNNNNNNNNNNNNNNNNNNNNNNNNNNNNNNNNNNNNNNNNNNNNNNNNNNNNNNNNNNNNNNNNNNNNNNNNNNNNNNNNNNNNNNNNNNNNNNNNNNNNNNNNNNNNNNNNNNNNNNNNNNNNNNNNNNNNNNNNNNNNNNNNNNNNNNNNNNNNNNNNNNNNNNNNNNNNNNNNNNNNNNNNNNNNNNNNNNNNNNNNNNNNNNNNNNNNNNNNNNNNNNNNNNNNNNNNNNNNNNNNNNNNNNNNNNNNNNNNNNNNNNNNNNNNNNNNNNNNNNNNNNNNNNNNNNNNNNNNNNNNNNNNNNNNNNNNNNNNNNNNNNNNNNNNNNNNNNNNNNNNNNNNNNNNNNNNNNNNNNNNNNNNNNNNNNNNNNNNNNNNNNNNNNNNNNNNNNNNNNNNNNNNNNNNNNNNNNNNNNNNNNNNNNNNNNNNNNNNNNNNNNNNNNNNNNNNNNNNNNNNNNNNNNNNNNNNNNNNNNNNNNNNNNNNNNNNNNNNNNNNNNNNNNNNNNNNNNNNNNNNNNNNNNNNNNNNNNNNNNNNNNNNNNNNNNNNNNNNNNNNNNNNNNNNNNNNNNNNNNNNNNNNNNNNNNNNNNNNNNNNNNNNNNNNNNNNNNNNNNNNNNNNNNNNNNNNNNNNNNNNNNNNNNNNNNNNNNNNNNNNNNNNNNNNNNNNNNNNNNNNNNNNNNNNNNNNNNNNNNNNNNNNNNNNNNNNNNNNNNNNNNNNNNNNNNNNNNNNNNNNNNNNNNNNNNNNNNNNNNNNNNNNNNNNNNNNNNNNNNNNNNNNNNNNNNNNNNNNNNNNNNNNNNNNNNNNNNNNNNNNNNNNNNNNNNNNNNNNNNNNNNNNNNNNNNNNNNNNNNNNNNNNNNNNNNNNNNNNNNNNNNNNNNNNNNNNNNNNNNNNNNNNNNNNNNNNNNNNNNNNNNNNNNNNNNNNNNNNNNNNNNNNNNNNNNNNNNNNNNNNNNNNNNNNNNNNNNNNNNNNNNNNNNNNNNNNNNNNNNNNNNNNNNNNNNNNNNNNNNNNNNNNNNNNNNNNNNNNNNNNNNNNNNNNNNNNNNNNNNNNNNNNNNNNNNNNNNNNNNNNNNNNNNNNNNNNNNNNNNNNNNNNNNNNNNNNNNNNNNNNNNNNNNNNNNNNNNNNNNNNNNNNNNNNNNNNNNNNNNNNNNNNNNNNNNNNNNNNNNNNNNNNNNNNNNNNNNNNNNNNNNNNNNNNNNNNNNNNNNNNNNNNNNNNNNNNNNNNNNNNNNNNNNNNNNNNNNNNNNNNNNNNNNNNNNNNNNNNNNNNNNNNNNNNNNNNNNNNNNNNNNNNNNNNNNNNNNNNNNNNNNNNNNNNNNNNNNNNNNNNNNNNNNNNNNNNNNNNNNNNNNNNNNNNNNNNNNNNNNNNNNNNNNNNNNNNNNNNNNNNNNNNNNNNNNNNNNNNNNNNNNNNNNNNNNNNNNNNNNNNNNNNNNNNNNNNNNNNNNNNNNNNNNNNNNNNNNNNNNNNNNNNNNNNNNNNNNNNNNNNNNNNNNNNNNNNNNNNNNNNNNNNNNNNNNNNNNNNNNNNNNNNNNNNNNNNNNNNNNNNNNNNNNNNNNNNNNNNNNNNNNNNNNNNNNNNNNNNNNNNNNNNNNNNNNNNNNNNNNNNNNNNNNNNNNNNNNNNNNNNNNNNNNNNNNNNNNNNNNNNNNNNNNNNNNNNNNNNNNNNNNNNNNNNNNNNNNNNNNNNNNNNNNNNNNNNNNNNNNNNNNNNNNNNNNNNNNNNNNNNNNNNNNNNNNNNNNNNNNNNNNNNNNNNNNNNNNNNNNNNNNNNNNNNNNNNNNNNNNNNNNNNNNNNNNNNNNNNNNNNNNNNNNNNNNNNNNNNNNNNNNNNNNNNNNNNNNNNNNNNNNNNNNNNNNNNNNNNNNNNNNNNNNNNNNNNNNNNNNNNNNNNNNNNNNNNNNNNNNNNNNNNNNNNNNNNNNNNNNNNNNNNNNNNNNNNNNNNNNNNNNNNNNNNNNNNNNNNNNNNNNNNNNNNNNNNNNNNNNNNNNNNNNNNNNNNNNNNNNNNNNNNNNNNNNNNNNNNNNNNNNNNNNNNNNNNNNNNNNNNNNNNNNNNNNNNNNNNNNNNNNNNNNNNNNNNNNNNNNNNNNNNNNNNNNNNNNNNNNNNNNNNNNNNNNNNNNNNNNNNNNNNNNNNNNNNNNNNNNNNNNNNNNNNNNNNNNNNNNNNNNNNNNNNNNNNNNNNNNNNNNNNNNNNNNNNNNNNNNNNNNNNNNNNNNNNNNNNNNNNNNNNNNNNNNNNNNNNNNNNNNNNNNNNNNNNNNNNNNNNNNNNNNNNNNNNNNNNNNNNNNNNNNNNNNNNNNNNNNNNNNNNNNNNNNNNNNNNNNNNNNNNNNNNNNNNNNNNNNNNNNNNNNNNNNNNNNNNNNNNNNNNNNNNNNNNNNNNNNNNNNNNNNNNNNNNNNNNNNNNNNNNNNNNNNNNNNNNNNNNNNNNNNNNNNNNNNNNNNNNNNNNNNNNNNNNNNNNNNNNNNNNNNNNNNNNNNNNNNNNNNNNNNNNNNNNNNNNNNNNNNNNNNNNNNNNNNNNNNNNNNNNNNNNNNNNNNNNNNNNNNNNNNNNNNNNNNNNNNNNNNNNNNNNNNNNNNNNNNNNNNNNNNNNNNNNNNNNNNNNNNNNNNNNNNNNNNNNNNNNNNNNNNNNNNNNNNNNNNNNNNNNNNNTACTTTGTGAGAAGTGAGCTTTTAGTTGCAAGCAAGCTACAATATCTTTGGAGAGGTGAATAGTTTGGTGAgttggtttaggattttaacCATTTGCTCAAAATAGTCTGTGACTGAAGGCAAATTGCCCTCAGTTGGATTCTGAGAGGAACTTTGGTTTTATGTAAATTTGATACAGTGAATTTGAAGAGCTGGAAGCAGTTCCAAGCATGTTGGTAATGGATGGTCCCTTGGAGCCATCATCTACTACATCAAATACTGCAGATGTCCCAGATGATCGTTCCTTTGTGAATTTCTTCAGTGTATGCCCTTTCTTCCCTTTTACTTGCTCTTTTTTTCTCCACGTAATGTGGCTGTTATGCAACGTTTATCTTGCAGAAAATAATGTCTTTTCATGTGTCAGTTCCCTTGGAAGATCTAAATACTTTTTATCATCAACCTTTGCTTTGGGATCATTAGTTCTTATAATAGACAGTCCTGCAAAATTATTTTGTGACACCTTTGTATGAGATGTATACTAGGTGTTAATTAACCATATGGTTATTTTTACGAATTCTCATGTCACATTCCAAACATTAAGGAACCCATCTATCAAGGGAGACCAACTGAGATTCCCTGTTAGTTCTCCTAAAGAAGTAATACTGACTCATTTGGTGCATTATTCCACCCTTCCATATTGGGATCATGTACTTGGTAATTTAAGTGGAGATACTTCTAGACTTATACCATGTTAGAGATGAAAattttgtttgtatatgttTTTGTTTCATACATTGTTAACTTGACTGAACTTTTAGCATTTCATTTTGCAGA belongs to Solanum stenotomum isolate F172 chromosome 1, ASM1918654v1, whole genome shotgun sequence and includes:
- the LOC125859315 gene encoding peroxidase 60-like, with protein sequence MVKILNQLTKLFTSPKIFCRNLLARSGGKWYNVETGRKDGKVSLASNVNLPSPSISVSDSIKVFGNKNLSSTDMVYLLGGHTVGNTHCSLIQDRIYNFNNTGVHDPTMSQWLFSELKNKCPRVASNNVDNPIPLDMKSPSFVDNSFFQEIQKGNGVLKIDQQLALDGLTKKIVGDIVKDPNFYTKFGEAMVKLGRVEVLTDGQGEVRTSCRVVNKKSFFFGLFN